GGTTCGGCCGCGCTCACGATCTCCGACAGCACAGGCACAACGAACAGTTTCGCCGCCTACGGCAGCCTCTACAAGACGAAAGAGTTTCTGCCGCAGATCTCGAGGATGGTCGCAAGTTTGAGTAACGGTCCATACTCAAGCGGCGGTTGGAGTGACGTTCGCGGCACGAGCTTTGACGGACTCGATCGGCCGCTCAAGAAATTCGAGCTTGCTTTCGGCACGGTCCCGGTGACGAAGAATACCTACGACGCGTCCGGTCAGTATGACCTGCTCAACCAGACAACCAACGCCGTCGGACAAATCACAACGTATGCCTACGACCATATCGACCGCGTCAACCAGATTACGTTCAGCGGCACCAGCCCGCTCGCCGATGGCCGAAGCTATACATATGATGCGGACGGCAGAACGGCGACGGCGACGAACTCTCAGCTCGGGACCTTGAGTTACGTCTACGATGTCGATGGCGATATGACGAGCGTGACGGAACCCGCGCAGGCGGGAGCCCAATCGCTGATCTGTTACGCATATTATCCCGACGGTATGCGTGCGTATCTCGGGATCGGCGAACCCAGTCTTGACAGCTGCGGCACGAATACGAACGGCATCACGGCGCAAAATCCAAGCAACGGTGGCATCCGCCAACCACAAATCTTCAGCTACGCTTATACCGAGGACGGCCTTCTCGCAGCGCAAGTCGTAAACTGGGGCATCAATCAGGAGAAGTTTTCATGGACATATACCCCGAGCCAGCGTGAGACGAGCGAGACCGATCCACTCTATCAGCAGGTCGCATATCAGCCGCCGAACGGTAGCACCCAGATTCAATTCGGGGAGAAGACGTATCAATACGACCAGTACGGCCGCGTAAACCAGTTAGTGTTTCCCGCAGGATACACAGAATCCAACCCGGTCTACGATTACGACGACGAGCTCGCTGGCTATGCGCAGGGCGTACCGCAGCCTACGATCACGCGCTACCTTACGCTGAATGCCAGAGGCGAACTGCTTGGTGATTTTCCGCAACAAAATCCGCCACCGGGAAGCACGTGGGCGCAGGGGCCGACCTATTCGGCGAACGGTGCGCAACTGGGGAACGGAAGCACGTGCACCGGGACTAATCCTGTACAGGCGCCCCCGAACGCGCTGCAAGTCGACGTCCGCAGCAACATGGTGACGGCGATTCTCAACCCGGGCTGCGCCCAAGGCATCCCCGGGGCGTTTGTTTATACGTACGACGGCGCCGGTCGGCAGATCAATGTGACGGACTGGCCGAGTTGGCCTAACGGCGGGGGCACCCAAGGAGCATCGACGACGGACTACGATGCGGAAAACCATGTCGCGGACACCCAGAACGGCGTTACAAGTTCCACTGCGCTGTGGGGGCCCGACACCCATCAGCGTGTCGATACATCGACGTCAAACAGCCAGAGCGAAACAGACTCGGCGCACTGGGACGGCGAGACGATCCTATTTTCCAGCTCCAACCCCGGTTCGCCTAAGCTCTATATCGGCAAGTTCGCGACGATGGACTACGCCGGGGACATCACAGTCATTGATCGCGATCAGAGCGGGGCCGAGGTCACCGCCCATGGCTACCAGTCAGGCAACCTCGGACTTCCGCCGTGGATCACCAACGGGAACTGGTACGACGGTTGGTCAACAGGCACTGTGAGGACGCTCTACGTTTACAAAGCCCAAAAAATGTACCCCGTTCAACTCTTCCCTGGCAACTGCAACGTGACCAATACGAATAACAACTACTACACGTGCCCGACCACCGCGAATGGGGCGTTCGCCATGAAGCGAGCAGATGGCTACGCCATGGTCGGCGGACTAGTCCAGGGGGCCCGCACCTATGATCCGACCAGCGGCCAGTGGCTCACGCCCGATCCGTATGCGGGCGATATAAGAGACCCTCTATCGCAAAAGCCCTTCATGTGGAATAATAACAATCCGGTCCAATGGAGCGACCCGAGCGGATATGAAGGATGCGAACCCGGAACTTGTGGTATTGACCCGATCCATCCGCCGCAACCCCCGGCAAATGCGGAAACGTATGGCAAGTTAGAGGGGCACATCGGGCCCGCATCGGTTTCCATCACCGTAACAGAACGCAGTGGAGCCTTTTTGAGCCTAGGCGCCACCGGTAACTTGAAAACAGTTGTCGGCAACCTGGTTAACCTCACAAAGGGAAGGTTGAGCGCAGGCGCGTCTCTCACCGGGGGAGTGTGCCTTCCTTCTGCAGGCAAGAGTTGCGGAGACGTCCTTAAGGAAGGGAGCGGTGGTATGAGTCTCAGCGTGGGAGAGGGTATAAACGCTACTGTAGAGGGTCAACGCAATGGCAGCGGCTTCTTGGTAGGCGGAGGCATATCGCTGGGCCCCCCTGGACTTAATGCATCAGGAGGTTACGGTGTTCGCGTCACCGATGGCGCTAAGCAAAAGCATGCCGCAACCAAGCGGTATTAGTCGCACATGGTTGCTGTTTACGCCGGTGCCATCGTCGCGCTATGCGTCTATTCGCGATGGATTTGGCTGCACACGCGAAGACTGCAGTTCTTTTTGCGAGTCCTGTTACTTCTGCTCCAAGCGCTTATGATTGCGTCGATAGTAGCGGCTGCGTATTATCATGTCGGCAAAAGAGCCGAGCTGTCACTGGAGGCACTCGGGTTAACGATCGCCGTAACAGCAATCATCGCGCTATATTTCAAGGACCGAATCGATCTCGATGATACACAACGCTGAGAAGAGTCAACAAAAAGCGCGCCGCAGTAAAGGCGTTCTAATATGAACGGATGCTTACGTACGTTCTTGTGCAGGCTTCTCGCCGTCATTACTATCGTGCTTTTCGTTTCGCACGCGGCTAGAGGCCAAGATCAAGCTGGCCAGGTGAAGCGGTTGGCCTTTCTCGCTGGATCGTGGCGATGTGCAGTTCACGGACCAGGTGTGCCGGACGGCATCGTGGATGAACTGACCTATACGTTCACGCCAGATTGGTCTTGGATGATCGAGACGTCACACGTACGGCAACCCGGAAAGGACCATTGGAGTACCCAGCTTTGGGGATACGACGCACGTGATCAGCGATTGGTCGCATATCAGTTCGACTCAACCGGCGTCTCGACTAAGACGGTAGAGGGTTGGGTCGAAGGCCGCTTCCAGAGTAGGCGCGATGATAATGGATCAACCGTCGTATTGGATCCATCGCGAGGTAACGCATTCGACTGGACAATCAAGACTGCCGATGGCTCAAAGGTGATCACGGAGTCCTGTACACGCTCACGATAGCGGAGGCCTCTTGCGCGCTCGGGGGGGACGGGGGCCAGCCGGCCCGTAGGGGCCCAACGGCCCCCTTTCTCAGGGGCATCAAGGGGCGGCTCACGCCAGCTCCAGCCGACCGTTGCGCAGCCAGCCGTGGTAGCCGGAGCTGCCGATGCCGCCGATCTGGATCGATGGGGTCGCCGTCACCGTCGGCGGGGTGGCCTTGGGATCGCCCGGATCGAATCCAGCCGCGGCTGGTAACGGGTCTGACATGAGGTGGCAAAACGGTTCAGGTTAAAATTGTGAGTTCCGGGCCACCGATCGTAACGCGAGGCTTCAAAGTCAGGTGCTTCGCCGAGTGGCCCACATTTGGCCCACATAGTCGCGGCAACCGAAGACAACCGGTGACCACAGCGATAGCGGCATCTTCCTTAGAAAGCGCGCTCTTAGTCGTCGTCAGTACTTTCGAGTCGTGCTGCTGTATCGCTTTCGATTCCCGTTGGCGCTACCAGCTTGTCATCCTGAGCTTGTCGAAGGATGTATGTGCGGTTTTTTGATGCTTGCAATGAGACGGTTGCGACCGCGGGGGCCCGCAAAACAAGCCATCGGCTCGCGGCCTCGACGTGAGGACCGCGGCAGGCGTTCTCGCTCTCGCTTCGCCGGCCGCATCGCAACTGCGCCAGCGGGCCTCTCAGCGGTCGGGTAGCGGAGGCAATTGCGCTCGGTATTTGCGGTTGCCAAACGGTTGCCGTCGGTGGCCGATCGTTTAATCGGAACCGTGAAGCGAGCGCTGCCCCAAAGAGGGCGGCGCTCGCTGGAAGGTTCGCTTTGAGACTTGCCCGCGACCCTACGGATCGAGGGTTCCGATCAGCCGTGCAGCGGACTTCGTATCGATGGCAAAGACCGAAAGGTGCGCGTCGCTCGGAATCTCGGATGATTTGTCGCCTAGTAACGCTTTCTCGCTGTCGGTCTTATGCTTGAGGCCTTTCGCGAGACCGGTGATGTTCGCTGCAATCAGCGGTGCAAACATACCGCTTGCGCCCGGTGCCCCAGCGGCAAAACCAACGGACTTTGGCAGCGTCGAAGGCAAGGGCGATAAAAAGAATTCGCCGCCCGAAACCTTGCCGCTTTTTGCGGGCCCGCTTGTGCCTTTCGCGAGGGCGAATTCGAATACGGTGGAAACCTCCGGCGGCACTTTTTGCGCCGCATCGTAGACCCCGACGGCAACCGGGCCGTTAAGGACTTGCTGCACGTAGGGAGACGCATGATGGACCACGAGGGCCGTCTCGCTCGAAGATTCATTGGGTTCGACAAAGTTAACGAAGCGTAGCGTTTGCGCGGAGACTTGGCCTGCAACCACGACGCTATAGCTGGCGCCCCCCTTCAATCGTACGTCCTCTGACGCGACTGCGGGTCCCATCGAGCCGAACTTCACGACGTCGACGGTATACGCACCGGCCGGCACGCTGAGGAAGTCGGTAATCTGCGGATATTGTGCGTTGGCGATCGTTGGTTGTTTCGGCCGCTTGGCGCCTTTTGAATAGACGTAGATGTCAACGGCGCCGGCATCCGGAGAACCGTGTATGGCCCGCAACGATGCCTGGCCCATCGCGCCCGGCTTCACCATTGGCGCTTGCGCCGCGGCTGCTCCTTGCGGTGTGAGCAGACCAGATCCTCCCGGCCCCGAGCAGCCCGTGCAGAGCGCGGCCGCTATTGCAAGGCCGATCAGGCGTTGCAAATTTCCAGAATAGTTCACGTCAATGTACCTTTCTTTGGGTTGGTTAAAAGTAATGGCACGGCGTTCGACTTGGGTATGCGTGTAGTGAAGGGCGCGTTTACCGCGGTGCAGCAGCCGCCGCCGGCTCCGAAGCGAAGCGACGTTCGATCTCCTCGCGCCGATAGGCGAAGATCGCTTCTACGTCGTGGCGCACCAATGGCAGCGCGATCGCGCTGAACGGCGCGAACGGCAGCGCGTACGTCACGTCGTCGGCGATCACGGTGCCTCCGGGAATTTCCATGAAGGTGTGCTCGTGTTCCCAGAGTGCGTACGGGCCGCGCAGCTGCACGTCGACGAAGCCATGCGGCGGGTTCCACTTGGCGATGAGCGTCTTCCAGGAGAGTGGCACGCCGTGCAGGCGCAGATCGTACTCGATGACGCTACCCTCTTGGATAGCCGCCGCGCCACTCTTAATCGTGAAATGTAGCGACGACGGCGTGATCGCTTCGAGATTGCGCGCGTCGGAGAAGAAGGCGAATATCTCCTCCACCGGCAGCGGCACGAACTGCTGCGATGCAAAGGTTTGCAGTACCGCCGGCGTGCCCGCCGCGTCCGGATTGAAGAGATGCTGCAGCGCCGTTTCGAGTCGCTTCTCGCGCCACACGTAGCCGGCGCTCGCGGCAACGGCCGGCAGCACGAGCTGACTGATGAGAAGGCTTTCGGCAAACTCGCCGAGCATCGCGCGCAGCGCAAACGGAGGTGCGGGCGCGAGCGCGGGGCGGTACATCGCCGCGCCGATCGCTTGCGCGACGCGCGCGTTGGTTGCGACGTCGGGCGAGACCGCATTGACCGCGCCGCGCACCGTCTCGGTCTCGATGGCAAGGAGGTAGAGGCCGACGATATCGTCGAGCGCAATCCATGGTACGAACTGTCGCCCGCTGCCGAGCGGGCCGCCGGCGCCAAAGGCAAACGGGCGCGCGATTTTCGGTAACGCGCCGCCGTCGCGTGCAAGCACGATGCCGGTGCGCATGACGACCGTGCGAATCCCCAGCGCCTGCGCGCCAAACGCCTCGCGCTCCCAGTCTCGACAGACCGTTGCGAGGAAATCGTTGCCGGGCGGCGAGGTTTCGAAGAGCGGTTCGTCGCCGCGATCGCCGTAGTACCCTACGGCCGACGCGCTCACCAGTACGCGCGGCTTCCTGCGGCAGGCCGAGAGAGCCCGGACGAGGGCGCGCGTGCCCTCGACGCGCGACTGCCGGATCTCCGTTTTCTTTTCAAGGGTCCAGCGGCCGTCGATCGGCTCACCGGCCAGGTTGATGACCGCATCGAGCGTCTCCAGCTGCCCGGGGTCCGGTCGCCGCAGCAACGGAACCGCGACCCAGCCCCGCTCGTGAAAGGCATGGGCGAGAGCCCGCCCGATGAGTCCACTGGCACCCGTCATTCCCACTCGCATAACCGCATGGTGGCACATTTGCCCGTATTTGTCCAGGGCAAACCATAGACAAAATTGCCACAGCCTGGTAGAGTGCCGGCGTGGGGATCTCTGGGAAACGCGCGGTCGTGGTCGGGGCGGGCATAGCCGGCCTTACCGCGGCGGCTCGGTTAGCAAAGGAAGGCTATGCGACGACGCTGCTCGAGAAGGGTGCCGACGCAGGCGGCCGCGCCGGCCGGCTGGAGCGTGAGGGCTTCCGCTTCGATCTCGGGCCGACGCTGCTGTTCATGCCCGACGTCTTCCGCGCGGCCTTTGCGGCGTGCGGCGCCGATTTCGACCGTGAGGTGCCTCTGGCGCGTCTTCCGGTGAACTATCGGCTGCATTTTGCCGACGGGCGCACGCTCGAACTGTCGCCCGTGCTCTCCGACACCCTGGCGTCGCTCGAGAGCTTCGCGCCCGGCTCGGGTCGCTCGCTCTTGCGCTACCTCGCCGGCAGCGCGCGTGCGTACGAACTCGCGCGCGAACACTTTGTCGGCAGGCGTATCAAGAGCGCCTGGCAGTTTCTCTCGCCGCGTTCGATCGGTGCGCTCGTGGCGAGCGGCGCATTTCGCTCGCTGCGCGCGACCGCGGCGCGCGCGTTCGGCACGTCCGAACTCGCGGCCGCGCTCTCCTTTCAAACGATGTACCTCGGCATGTCGCCGTTTGCGAGCCCCGAGTTGTACCGCCTCTTGCTCTTCACCGAGATGGGCGAGGGCATTTTCTACCCCCAAGGTGGGATGTACGCTTTGGTTTCGGCGCTCGAGCGAGTCGCACGCGCACGCGGCGCCCTGCTCCAGTACGGCATCGAGGTTGACGGCGTGGTGCGCAAAGGCGACACCGTCGTCGGCGTGCGTGCCGGCGACGTTACCTATCCGTGCGACGTCGCGCTCTTTACCGCCGATCTTCCCCATGCGTTCGAAACGATTCTCGGCGAAAAACATCGCTCAACTTCGATGCGGCTGACGCCATCGGCGCTGCTGCTCTACGTAGCGCTCGACAAGCGCTATTGCGGCCTGCGCCATCACGAGTTTCTCATGCCGGCCGATCTGCGCGAAACGTGCCGCGATATCTTCGAGCGCGGCATCTTTCCGCGCGATCCCGCGATCTATCTGGCGGCGCCATCGGGTACCGATCCCGGCTGCGCACCCGACGGAAAGGAAGCGCTCTACGTGCTCGTTCCGGTTCCGAACTTGCGCGGCAGCATCGCGTGGGAGACGGAGACCGAGGCGCTTGCCGCCGAGGTCCTCGAGCGCATCGAGCGCCGGCTTTTGAGCGGATTGCGCGGGCGGGTGCGCTGGTTCGAGACGCGCACGCCGCGCGATTTCGCACGTACGCTCAATCTGTACGGCGGCGCGGCGTTCGGGTTGTCGCACGATCTGCTGCAGATCGGTCCATTTCGGCCGGACACCCGCCATCCGCGCTTGCGCAACCTCTACTTTGCAGGCGCGAGCACGCGCCCGGCGACGGGGCTTCCGCTCGTCACGATGAGCGCCATGCAGACCGTCGAGCGAATCTGCGAAGAAGTGCCCGCATGATCGGCTTGCGCGACAGCCGTGCCTTCTGCGCGCGCGTGATGCGCGTGCACTCGCGCAGTTTCTATCTTTCGACACGGCTGCTGCCGCGGGTCAAACGCGAGGCGATCGAGGCGCTCTACGCCTTCTTTCGTTGCGTCGACGATACCGTCGATACGGGCTCGGAGACGGCGCCGCAGCGCCGCGCGCGCCTGCTTCACTATCGCCGAGACGTTGCGGGACTTGGCGTTCGCAGCTACGCGAGCTGCCGCGAGTGGTTTCCGGCGCTGGCCGCCGCGTACGCCGATTTCTCGCTCGACGTCGGGCCGCTCGCGGAGCTGATCGACGGTTGCGAGAGCGATCTCGCCGGCGTGGACGTGCGTACGACCGTGGAGAT
This sequence is a window from Candidatus Binatia bacterium. Protein-coding genes within it:
- a CDS encoding RHS repeat-associated core domain-containing protein translates to GSAALTISDSTGTTNSFAAYGSLYKTKEFLPQISRMVASLSNGPYSSGGWSDVRGTSFDGLDRPLKKFELAFGTVPVTKNTYDASGQYDLLNQTTNAVGQITTYAYDHIDRVNQITFSGTSPLADGRSYTYDADGRTATATNSQLGTLSYVYDVDGDMTSVTEPAQAGAQSLICYAYYPDGMRAYLGIGEPSLDSCGTNTNGITAQNPSNGGIRQPQIFSYAYTEDGLLAAQVVNWGINQEKFSWTYTPSQRETSETDPLYQQVAYQPPNGSTQIQFGEKTYQYDQYGRVNQLVFPAGYTESNPVYDYDDELAGYAQGVPQPTITRYLTLNARGELLGDFPQQNPPPGSTWAQGPTYSANGAQLGNGSTCTGTNPVQAPPNALQVDVRSNMVTAILNPGCAQGIPGAFVYTYDGAGRQINVTDWPSWPNGGGTQGASTTDYDAENHVADTQNGVTSSTALWGPDTHQRVDTSTSNSQSETDSAHWDGETILFSSSNPGSPKLYIGKFATMDYAGDITVIDRDQSGAEVTAHGYQSGNLGLPPWITNGNWYDGWSTGTVRTLYVYKAQKMYPVQLFPGNCNVTNTNNNYYTCPTTANGAFAMKRADGYAMVGGLVQGARTYDPTSGQWLTPDPYAGDIRDPLSQKPFMWNNNNPVQWSDPSGYEGCEPGTCGIDPIHPPQPPANAETYGKLEGHIGPASVSITVTERSGAFLSLGATGNLKTVVGNLVNLTKGRLSAGASLTGGVCLPSAGKSCGDVLKEGSGGMSLSVGEGINATVEGQRNGSGFLVGGGISLGPPGLNASGGYGVRVTDGAKQKHAATKRY
- a CDS encoding DUF4397 domain-containing protein, whose amino-acid sequence is MNYSGNLQRLIGLAIAAALCTGCSGPGGSGLLTPQGAAAAQAPMVKPGAMGQASLRAIHGSPDAGAVDIYVYSKGAKRPKQPTIANAQYPQITDFLSVPAGAYTVDVVKFGSMGPAVASEDVRLKGGASYSVVVAGQVSAQTLRFVNFVEPNESSSETALVVHHASPYVQQVLNGPVAVGVYDAAQKVPPEVSTVFEFALAKGTSGPAKSGKVSGGEFFLSPLPSTLPKSVGFAAGAPGASGMFAPLIAANITGLAKGLKHKTDSEKALLGDKSSEIPSDAHLSVFAIDTKSAARLIGTLDP
- a CDS encoding TIGR01777 family oxidoreductase; translation: MTGASGLIGRALAHAFHERGWVAVPLLRRPDPGQLETLDAVINLAGEPIDGRWTLEKKTEIRQSRVEGTRALVRALSACRRKPRVLVSASAVGYYGDRGDEPLFETSPPGNDFLATVCRDWEREAFGAQALGIRTVVMRTGIVLARDGGALPKIARPFAFGAGGPLGSGRQFVPWIALDDIVGLYLLAIETETVRGAVNAVSPDVATNARVAQAIGAAMYRPALAPAPPFALRAMLGEFAESLLISQLVLPAVAASAGYVWREKRLETALQHLFNPDAAGTPAVLQTFASQQFVPLPVEEIFAFFSDARNLEAITPSSLHFTIKSGAAAIQEGSVIEYDLRLHGVPLSWKTLIAKWNPPHGFVDVQLRGPYALWEHEHTFMEIPGGTVIADDVTYALPFAPFSAIALPLVRHDVEAIFAYRREEIERRFASEPAAAAAPR
- the crtI gene encoding phytoene desaturase family protein, with product MGISGKRAVVVGAGIAGLTAAARLAKEGYATTLLEKGADAGGRAGRLEREGFRFDLGPTLLFMPDVFRAAFAACGADFDREVPLARLPVNYRLHFADGRTLELSPVLSDTLASLESFAPGSGRSLLRYLAGSARAYELAREHFVGRRIKSAWQFLSPRSIGALVASGAFRSLRATAARAFGTSELAAALSFQTMYLGMSPFASPELYRLLLFTEMGEGIFYPQGGMYALVSALERVARARGALLQYGIEVDGVVRKGDTVVGVRAGDVTYPCDVALFTADLPHAFETILGEKHRSTSMRLTPSALLLYVALDKRYCGLRHHEFLMPADLRETCRDIFERGIFPRDPAIYLAAPSGTDPGCAPDGKEALYVLVPVPNLRGSIAWETETEALAAEVLERIERRLLSGLRGRVRWFETRTPRDFARTLNLYGGAAFGLSHDLLQIGPFRPDTRHPRLRNLYFAGASTRPATGLPLVTMSAMQTVERICEEVPA